Genomic segment of Panthera uncia isolate 11264 unplaced genomic scaffold, Puncia_PCG_1.0 HiC_scaffold_1958, whole genome shotgun sequence:
gcgtcgggctctgtgctgacagctcagagcctggagcctgtttcagactctgtgtctccctctctctgaccctcccccattcatgctctgtctctctctgtctcaaaaataaatgttaaaaatttaaaaaataaaataaaatggtccaggggcgcctgggtggttccgtcggttaagcgtctcttgaCTTCgcttcgggtcatgatctggaggctgtgggactgagtcccgtgttgggctctgcatggactggggaccctgcttggggttctctctctccctctctgtctctgcccctcccccacctcaaaaataaataactttacaAAAGGGTCAAGATGGCCAAAATGCTCGTTTTTGTGTTCTGTCTTCCGTACCCAAACGAAACCGTTCTATAAACCAGACAGAATGGGAACAGGAGACGGATAATGCCGCCCAGTGGAAGCCAGACGAGAAAGCAGGCACAGCCCCctgggttttctctcttcttgcccGTGGTGCACAGCTGTGGTGGTTGGAGCCCTTGAGAATCGCTTCCCCCTACCTCGCCCGGCCGCACGCGCCATACGCTCAGGCACGGGGGTTACCACTCCGTTCCCAGGGCCTGTGTCTCACTGAAATGTTGGCAAGTTGTGCTACACCTGACTGTCTTATCTCAGTTTTATGCTACAGCGGCAGATTTCGGTTTTATGGTGCAAACCAGCACAGCAAATCCCGCACCCTGCTCagacttttttattaaaaaaaatttttttttctaattttagagagagagtgggagagggcaggagagagagacagagactctttttcttttttaatgtttatttttgagagagagagagagcacagggaaggggcagagagacggagatagaGCACAcgaaggaggctctgcactgagaacagagagcccggcgtggggctcgaacttacaaaccgtgagaccatgacctgagccagagtcggacgcttacgtgcccaagccacccaggcgcccagagagaatcttaggcaggctccacgatcggcgcggagcccaatgcggggctcaatccggAGACACTGGGATcgcgacttgagccaaaatcaggagttggatgctcaactgactgagccacccaggcgcccctcatccttCTCAGATTTAACATCCACAGAAGGTGACCGGATCTCTCACACTTACTCACTGCAGAGAACCCAAAGCTGCCAACCCAGCATGATACGTGGGAGGCTTCCTGAGGGTGATGCGTGATTGTCACAGGCAAGCTGATGTCCTTTCCCGCAGCGTGAGAACAAAAGCTTCTTCCCCGCATCCCCAGCACTCAACCCAAGGGTGTTTTGTGTCAGGcgtatgttccaagacccccaggggATGCCTGAACCAACAAtcctatatatattatgtttcttctctctctgcaaacCTATCATAAAGTTACATACGAAGCGCAGTGAGATATGAACCGGCTGAAGTAACAACAAAGCATAACCGTGGTAACAATATACTGTCCTATAACGTATGTGAATGTgatctctcagtctctctctcagaatttcCACTTGTGCTGTCCTCACCCTTCTTCTGAATGCGACGATGCAGATGATCAAGCGCTACTTTCTGAGACGAAGGGGGGGGGAATGAGGTAGGCTTGTGATGTAGCGCTAGGCTGCCATTGACCTTCTGGTTGTCCTAAGGAAAAAGCATCCAGACCGCAGCTGACCTCAGGGGAACTGAAACCGCACAAAGTGAAACTGTGGACTAAGGGGACCCGCCGTCCTGTCAGGCAGTTTTGCAAAGTGACCGTGCTCATTGACATTCTCACCAGCAGGGTCTGAAGAGGTCTGGGTCCCCTGCATTCTGTCCAACACTGGATAAAACCAGGCTTTTCAACTTTAGCCCCCCCCCTGGTGTGTGCAGATGCATGTTTTTTCATGAGTCTTAGTAAGAACTGTGACTTAGGTCTCAGgacttgactttattttttcaaatgtttatttattttgagagacagagagcgagtgcacccaggggaggggcagagagagagagagagagagagagaggatcccaggcagtctccacactgtcaactcagagcccgatgtggggtttgaagccaggaactgcgagatcatgacctgagccaaatcatgAGTCAACGCTTaagtgactcagccacccagtgcccctaaagatattttcatttttaagtattctctgcactcaatgtggggctcagactcacaaccccgacatcaagagtcccatgctctactgattcAGTCAGCCACAGATCCCTACtccaatataaattttataatgaaaatatcaaGTTCTTCAAAAATCACCCCGGGGGATTGGTTGATATATGGCTCTGATTCTGCATATGAATTTAGGTGGACTTGACTTTtatacagtattattttaaacCCATTAACATgacatatttttcaatttacttacacatttaaaaatattttttaaagatattatttttattttatttttttgagagagacagggcacaaaagcaaggggaagagacagaggagaggagaagagagagagaatcccaccagggacagagagagagtgggtggagggagagagagagagaaagaagcggggctcatgctcacctgatgtgggacttgaactcacaaaccgtgagatcatgacctgagccgaaatcagatgcttaatgactaagccaccaaggcacccttaaaaaaaattttttttaacgtttatttctttctgagagacagagcatgagcaggggaggagcagagagagagaggcagacacagaatccaaagcaggctccaggctctgggctgtcagctcagagcccaacgaaGGGGTCCGAACTCccaaaccgggagatcacgacctgagccgaagtcggacgctgaaccgacagagccacccaggagtccccggatctttgctattgtaaatgctgCTGCAGTGAACACACAGGTGCACATATGTTTCTGAGTGagtgctttcatttccttcagatatggACCAGAAGTCCATTGCcggatcatgtggtatttctggttttaatttcttgaggaacctctggACTGtgtttcagagtggctgcaccaattcacattccttcccaccaacagtgcacaacagttctctcttttccacatccttgtcaacacttgtcgtttcttgtctttttggtcaTCGCAGCTTGAGATTGGTCAGACCgacagctgtcggcacagagcctgttcGGGGCTCGAACTgctgaactgtgagatcgagacctgagccgaagtcaggggGAGGGGtgcgttggggaggggcagagagagaagggggcagaggatcctaagtaggctccatgctgtcagcagatttaccatgcaggtctcaaacccatgaaccatgagatcatgacctgagccgaagccagaggcccaacctactgagccatccatgcgcccccacatatgatttaaaaaaaaaaaaaaatgcaccatgTCAAattgcaaaagcaaaaatgctCAAAATCCAAAAATAAGATATCTCACAAGCATTAGAGACTCCTTTCATCAGTCGTTTGCGATACCTCTctggtgtatatatgtatctatatgtgtgtgtgtgtgtgtgtgtgtgtgtggtgtatatatatatctatatatctatatatgtgtgtgtgtgtgtggtgtatatatatatatctatatatgtgtgtgtgtgtgtgtgtgtgtgtattaggtttctatatattgatttttgtaacctctacacccaacgtggggctcagaatcatgaccctgagatcaagagtggcacactcttcctactgagccagccaggagccccaagaactTGACTTTCAATCCTACAGCTTGCTACGGGAATGTCTAAAGTGTTTATGATCATGGTGCAATTTGAGGAACGCTTTATCAAGGTTGAGCCCCTCCCAGTGCTTTCAGAAAGGGTCCCTGAAAGGTAGAGCCTCATGACCTTCATGGCAGCAGGGTAATGCTGCTTCTCTGCTAAAGTCACAGATTTGGGGTGTCCCTGCCCAGTGGGGTCCCGGTCTCCCTTGATCCGTCATTTTGCGTGGCCTGGGCCATCACTGTCCCACAAGACCCTCAGATCCGCAAAGACAATCATTTGAGGATGCCATGTTCCCAAAACCCGTCAGGGCAGAAGGGCTTTGACCCTGAGCCTTCCCctgcttccccccctcccctggatTTGGGTCCGGAAATGCCTTCCTTCCTGGCCTGCACTTGAATGGTTATAAGGAAATGGTAAATGATCCTTTTCCAGAACCAGCAGTGGTTTTCAGCTGGAGGGTGAGTCACACTGAATCTCTAGgactttcccctttctctctttagaAAGGATTAATTACAAGacagcaatcttttttttttttttttttttttttttttttttttttttNNNNNNNNNNNNNNNNNNNNNNNNNNNNNNNNNNNNNNNNNNNNNNNNNNNNNNNNNNNNNNNNNNNNNNNNNNNNNNNNNNNNNNNNNNNNNNNNNNNNtttttttttttttttttttttttttttttttttttttaagagactaaaCACGAtcagaggggagaggcagagggagagagagaaaatatcaagcaggctccaggctcagcgtgACGGGACTCCATCCCGCCACCctggaatcataacctgagccaaaatcaagggccggacatttaaccgactgagccacccaggtgccccaagacagcaATGTTTTATtgaaacttcttctttttttttttagtctaaaaCATGGGAGGAGAAACTAATCTCTTCATATGTTCCTAGGAACATAAGTCTAATATCACTATTCCAAACcagtattatttacaaaagtGACTCTTTACTTTCTTGCCAGGTTCACAAGGActagttttttggggggggaggggggtggggagtaagcgaggaatacagagagagagagagagagagagattgggaatTGGAGCTTatactcacgaaccatgagatcatgacctcagccaaagttggacgcttaatcgactaagccacccaggtgccccacaaggaCAAAATTTTAAGCCCACCTCAGCATAGCTTTGCCAATCTCCCTGCCATCAAATGCCCAACAATCCTTACGGTGGAAAGGTCGGCCTTTTCATGGCCATGGCAATATTCACCATGCACCGGGACCACAGAACCCCAGGCAGCAGCAACAAGATGAAACCCCTCCACACCATTCCTGTTTGCCTTCCAAAAGCATGCTGTGTCTAAATCTCCCTTGTCTATCCAGACTGAGGCAGATGAACCCCGGagggtttttctgtttccttttttttttttgaggtctgTGCTCAAATGTCGCCTTATCGCCATGGGTTCCTGGGAAGGATCTCTCTCAGAAgatgccctcccctctcccccgggGCTCACCACTTCCTCATCTGATTTTCTATCAGAGTTTAGCAAAATTTTCCTTAAAGGGACAGGGCCAGTATTTGCAGCCATAGTGTTTCCGCATACGGTTTTTCAACTCTTACTGTAGCACAGAAGCAGCCATAGGCCACGACCGGATGGGTAAGTCAGACTCGTACACAAAGTGGTTGGCCGGATTTGGCCACATGCCCGCATTCCGGACCCCTGTTCTAGATGAAGGCGACTACGGATCATCTCGGGTCCTGTCCTTTCCCGTTACGGAATTGCAAGCTTCTTGAGAGAAGCCACACGCTTTTGTTCACTGGATCTTCAACGCCAAGAGCGACTGGCGTCGACTCCAATGTTCACGGGATAACAGAAATCCATCCTTGCAATACCTTCTGGTCCTACTGCGTCTATTTCCCTCCTCCAGTGGAGGAGGTGCTCCTTCTGCTCCGTCTGTCCCCTCAGGATGCTTCCCTTGTATTTACTTCAACTAGACTCCACCCTCCTCTAGAGCAGAGGTGGGTCTCTTCCATTCTGGAAGCCCCGGGCGCATCAGAATACCTAACCGAACACACTCCATAGATCTGCACGGAAAGAAGAAATCGGTCACCACAAGAAGATCGAGGTAAGAATCGAGAAGGCTAAGCGGTGATGGGAGACGAGCTTCTAGGGAAAAAGAGGATCGTGGGAGTGAGTGCTGGCCATTTTCTCTGATTATAGAAGACGGGGACGATGTTCTGCGGTACGATTTGTCAGCCAAACGCTACCCGCAGGGCTTTGTTCTACGGCTGGTGCCCATACTTTAAGATGGAACATTGTGTGGTCCCCCAAGGGACATTTACTGTTAACTAAATTCACCACTTCAGAAAGTGAAGTGTGCATATGGGTGAGCTGCTATGGACACCAGCAGATAATATAgaaaacttcaggggcgcctgggtggctcagtcggttgagcatcgactttggctcaggtcatgatcttgtggtccgtgagttcgagccccacatcgggctctgtgctgacagctcggagcctggaggctgcttctgattctgtgtctccctctctctctgcccttcccctgttcacgctctgtctctgtctcaagaataaatgaacattaaaaacaaaaattaaaaaaaaagaaaacttcaggggTGTCTGAGctactcagttggttaagcgaccaactcttgatctcggctcagcccatgacctcaaggttcatgagatcaagccccgggtCCAGCTCTCAGCTcagggaagcctgcttgggattctctctctctctctgcccctcccctgctcgtgtgcccactcgtgctctctcaaaataaagaaataaacgtttCTTAAAACACATTGCTAAAAATCTTTCAAAGCAgataaagaaattcaaatgaaaaggtTCCATAATGAAAAGTGCTGGCTTATTATATAGTTTCTGCCAGACTCCGAGATCCTGGGTGCCAGAGAGTAATTCTATCCCAGTTGCTGGTAAAAAGATGAATCTCGTTTACACTAAAAGGGCGGTATTACAAGACCCTAGTGTCACCTGTCAAAACAAGAATATCTAGAACGGAAATTCCAGTAAGCCCTTGGGATGAAGGGCACTCAGAATACAAGAGCAAGCAAAATGCACGTAAATTAACTCCTAATTTGAGAAATCAATagagtgtgtgtgtaaattgATACACACTGTCTAGCGGGTAGCTAGTTTCTAACTCAATTGTGACGATCCGGCCTCTGCTCTCTTCCCCGGATCAGTCTGTTCCAGAAGGACCCCCTACAGCTAAGCAGAGGGTAGCTCCGAGGCAATCGCTTCATTTATAAATCTGTCAGATACTAAGTACCAAGGGAACAGTGATAACCAACAGGACAAGCACCAGAATACAGACGTTCTTGcgagattttcttttctgatcGTAAGCAGCTTGCGGAAACTGACCGGCGTGGCTCTGTCTGCACGCACCTCTGGGCCTTCTCCGTCGGCTTCCGTGCTATGAGTGGGTCTCCTTGGTCACGGATCATCACGGGCAAATCTTTAAACCTCTGACGGACGTCCAGAGTGTGAGCCTGCAGCTGCCGAActgccctttccctctctttaatCAGTTCCAGATCCTGCTCCGAGGTGGCCACGTCATCCCCCTGGTTCTGCATCTGGACCCACTCGTCGTGGCCATCAAAGGACAGGCGCTGCTCTTTCGTGGCCTCCCCTCTGCAGGGAGACATGCGGCTCTCGCTCTGGcaatcttcttttcctttgcagACCCTCCTCTCCACCCAGCCTGGAAATCCTTTAAGGCTGCAGAGAAGTCATTCAGTTGGCGTCCTTTGTTCTTTCGGAGCATCCAGTTCCTAACTATTGTATTTCCTGGGCAAGGTGCTTTGTGGCCTATTACAACTGTTGCAAATTTTCCTCCTGTTGCTTGAGTCCTGCTGACTTCCTGGTAGGCTCAGCAAATTCTTTGAGCAGTGGCTGGGCGTCCCCGCCCACCCGTGACTGCTGAAGTCCCGGGGCTGGGGCTCGGAGGGCCCCAGGTGTGGTAAAAGGGACTGTAGGGCATGAGGAGGACCTAAGACCCACTGGTCTTGCACGAAACTCCTCGAAGCAGCCCCTGCCTGGTTGCACAGGCTGATGGGGAGCTGGGAAGAgaaagggctgggggaaggggctgaggcTGCCCACAGGctccctgtttctctttcccaGCTGCTCTTGTCCTTTGCTCACCTCACTCTTGACTTAAATGGCATTGGCCTGGTGACCACCCTCAGATTCACATCTGGATGAGCACCCCAGCCTCCGGGGCCCTCGGTATTTTCACGGGCTGTGTCAGATGCAGAGATGAGACAAAATAATTTCTTAGTTCCCAACTCACCgcacccccctaccccccccacGGCCCGTGCTGCCCAAGTTCCCCTTCCGTGGTGACCACAGCTCTGTCACACGCGGCTTCCTGTTGGGGCTTCCTTGGCCTCACCCCACATTTGGGGCATTTCCCTCCCTGACAGAAGGACCTGGATCCGGGCTCCTGCCCTGGCCGGTGCAGACATGgtgcccctgctgctgctgcccctgCTGTTCGGGGGTGAGTGGGCCTCGGGAGGAGGGCTGGGCACAGGTCGGGGGGGGGCGCTGTAGCCCCGGCTGAGCCTCCGTGTCCCCGCAGGGGAGGATCCAGAGTACCAGCTCCGAGTGCAGGAATCCGTGACCGTGCAGGAGGGTCTGTGTGTCCACGTGCCCTGTTCCTTCTCCTACCCCTGGAAGTGGGGGTATTCCCGGATGATGCTCTACATATACTGGTTCCGGGATAGGGACACCTCAAGCAACCGTTATCTGGTGGCTACAAACAACCCACAGAGAGCAGTGAAGACAGAGGCCCGGGGCCGATTCCACCTCATCGGGGACCCCTGGGCCTACAACTGCTCCCTGAGAATCAGAGACGCCATGAGGAGTGATGAGGGAGTCTACTTTTTCCgagtggagagaggagaagacgTGAGATATACTTACACAGATACGACGATGACTCTGCGGGTGGCAGGTACAGCAGGGGCCCCGGGGGAGGGCTCTGGGATGTGGACACCCCCTCTTAGAGCAGGCACAGGACTCCGGAACATTCCCTGCTCTGGGTCTTGGGGCTGGGACGGTTGGAAGAGATAACGGGGCCCGGGGTCAGCTTGGGCCCTGAGGCCCGGACCCTCTCAGGGTCACCCCGTAGGTCCCCACCTCCCTGGGGCCCGGGCacctccctgtctcttcctcagACCTGACACAGGAACCCGACATCCACTTCCCGGAGCCCCTCAAGTCTGGCTGGCCCACAGAGCTGGCCTGCAGCCTGCCGGGGTCCTGCGGAGGGGGAAGACCTCTCACATTCTCCTGGGTGGGGGCTGCTCTGGACTCGCTGGACCCCGAGAGCCTGCACTCCTCGGTGCTGGCCTTCACCCCGAGGCCGCAGGACCATGGCACCAACCTCACCTGTCAGGTGAAACTGCCAGAAGTTCAGGCCACCGTGGAAAGAACCATCCGGCTCAATGTCTCCTGTGAgtgctggggggagggcagggtccCTCAGGGCAGTGGGGTTTGAGCTGGtgtggggcaaggagagagagcaaagacGGCCATCTTCACCTTCTCAGTGTTCCCCTACCCCTTCCCAAtgctccccaccccttctcagtGCTCCCCTATGCCTTTCCAGTGCTCCCTACCCCTTCCTAGTGCTTCCTACCCTTTTTAGTGCTCCCCTACCCCTACTCAGTGCTCCCTACCCCTTCCCAGTCCTCCCTAACCCTTTCCAGTGCTCCCCACCCTTCCCTGATGCTCCCCACCCTTTCCCAAGGCTCCCGGCCCTTCCAAGTGCTCCCCTATGCCTTTCCAGTGCTCCCTACCTGTTTCTAGTGCTTCCTACCCCTTCTCAGTGCTCCCCTACCCCTTCTCAGTGctcccccgccccttcccagTGCACCCCACCCCTTCCAAGTGCTCCCCACCTTGTCAGGGCTCCCTACCCTTTCCCAGTGCTCCCCACACCTTCCcagtgctccccacccctccgTGGGTGCTGGGTCAGCTTCCATCCCAATCCTCACCTCTGAAGCAGAGCCGTATCTTTCTACCCCAGATGCTCCCCACAACCTCACCATCAGCATCTTCAGCAATGTCACAGGTAGGAAAGAACTGTCCTCTTGGGGGCTGGGACCTGGCcttggatgggggggggggcggcttcCACCATGTGGGATGGGGATCGTAGCTGGAATGGGACCAGATAAGGGAAGAGCACGGATAAAGAtcaccaccctccctcctccaccttgcCTGGGTGCAAAAGTGGCGTGCTCAGGCACACTCTGTTCACCTCTGCGGGGCGCTGCTGtggttttcctcctcccctcccaccccagcctcctccaTCCTGTTTCCTGCCGAGCTCACCGACTGAGGCCACCAAACAGTCCAGGCGTGTCCCAGTGGGGGCACTGAGCCTTCTCTGAAGATGTGAAGCCCGGACACTTGAGGTCAACCTCTTTTGGGCGTAAAGCCCAGCCTTTGAGCCCTGTTGGACCCAAGTCAGTGGGCCAGGGAAGGCGAGGGAGATGCCAACCAGATCCTGGGACGGAGGGAGACGTGGAGACTGCCGGTCTCCAGCGGCTGTCTCaatgcctctctctcctctctctacatCTCTCCCCCAAAGCCCTCAGCATTCTGGAAAACACCTCATCCCTTCTCATCCGGGAGGGCCAGGACCTGCGGCTGCTCTGCGCTGCTGCCGGCAACCCCCCCGCCGAGCTGAGCTGGTTCCGGGGGTCCCCTGCCCTGAATGCCACCCCCATGTACAGGACCCACATCCTGGAGCTGCCTCAAGTCGGGGCTGCGGAGGAAGGAGTCCTCACCTGCCGAGCTCAGAACTCGCTGGGCTCCCAGCACGTCTCCCTGCGTCTCTCTGTGGTCTGTGAGTGTGGGgacccccgggggggggggatgcccgGGGCCTGGGGAGCAGAGGCGTCGCtgaccctgcccctcccaccctcctgcaGGCCCCCCGCGGCTGCTCGGCCCCTCCTGCTCCTGGGAGGGCGAGGGGCTGGGCTGCACCTGCTCCGCCCGTGCCCGACCGGCCCCCACCCTGCGCtggcggctgggggaggggctgttggAGGGGAACCACAGCGACGCCTCCTGGACCGTCACCTCCAGCTCCGAGGGGCCCTGGGCCAACAGCTCCCTGAGCCTCAGGGGGCCGCTGGGCTCCGACCTCAGACTCGGCTGCGAGGCCCGGAATGAGCACGGGGCCCAGAGCACCGACGCCGTCCTGGTGCTGCTGCCAGGTCTGGGGgctgtgggggaagggtgggcagagccgggggtggggggtgggggtgggagtaggggtggggaaggagtcTGCATCCTAGAGAAGATGGTCTGGGTGGGCGTGGGGCGGAGGGCGATTGGTGGGACAGGGTGGTCCATCTCGGGCCTCAGCAGGCCCTTCAGTGAGTTCTGCAAGGAGCTAGGAAGGCAAGAGACTGAGTCCTGCaattcggtctccctctctccgcagGGAAGTCGCTCTCCCCGGCAGAAACCGCGACTGCAGCTGTGGGCGGCGCCGGAGCCATGGCTCTGctgtgcctgtgtctgtgtctcctcgTCTTCTGTGTGTAAGTCTGTTCGGGGAGGCGCAGGGAGTGCGGGGAGGTCCCTCATCCCAGAAGTACAGGGCTGAGTAGGGCAGCTCGAGAGAAGAAATGCACTCCTTCATTTTCATCCTGTCCCCATCCTCCCCCAGTCCTAGGGGACCACCAGTCTATTTTCCGTCTCtctagatttgcctcttctggacttaaacaaaaatgttaacgtttatttattattgagaaacagagagagaccgaacatgagcaggggcagagcagagagagggggagacacagactccgaagcaggctccgggctctgagctgtcagcacagagcccgatgcaggcttcggactcacgaaccgaaccgcgagatcacgacctgagcttaaccaacagagccgcccaggtgccccggcacgTACAAGTTTTTCTGAGTTAGACGGATCTTTCGTGATGGAAGTTCAGTCTGGCCAAACCTCTGGTCACCCAGGGGGATGGAGTGCTTCCT
This window contains:
- the LOC125917524 gene encoding sialic acid-binding Ig-like lectin 5 isoform X2 produces the protein MVPLLLLPLLFGGEDPEYQLRVQESVTVQEGLCVHVPCSFSYPWKWGYSRMMLYIYWFRDRDTSSNRYLVATNNPQRAVKTEARGRFHLIGDPWAYNCSLRIRDAMRSDEGVYFFRVERGEDVRYTYTDTTMTLRVADLTQEPDIHFPEPLKSGWPTELACSLPGSCGGGRPLTFSWVGAALDSLDPESLHSSVLAFTPRPQDHGTNLTCQVKLPEVQATVERTIRLNVSYAPHNLTISIFSNVTALSILENTSSLLIREGQDLRLLCAAAGNPPAELSWFRGSPALNATPMYRTHILELPQVGAAEEGVLTCRAQNSLGSQHVSLRLSVVCPPRLLGPSCSWEGEGLGCTCSARARPAPTLRWRLGEGLLEGNHSDASWTVTSSSEGPWANSSLSLRGPLGSDLRLGCEARNEHGAQSTDAVLVLLPGKSLSPAETATAAVGGAGAMALLCLCLCLLVFCVVPGRSPGQTAPQIKRPLPGMPLPRVSSRSSITPRSAFKR
- the LOC125917524 gene encoding sialic acid-binding Ig-like lectin 5 isoform X1; translated protein: MVPLLLLPLLFGGEDPEYQLRVQESVTVQEGLCVHVPCSFSYPWKWGYSRMMLYIYWFRDRDTSSNRYLVATNNPQRAVKTEARGRFHLIGDPWAYNCSLRIRDAMRSDEGVYFFRVERGEDVRYTYTDTTMTLRVADLTQEPDIHFPEPLKSGWPTELACSLPGSCGGGRPLTFSWVGAALDSLDPESLHSSVLAFTPRPQDHGTNLTCQVKLPEVQATVERTIRLNVSYAPHNLTISIFSNVTALSILENTSSLLIREGQDLRLLCAAAGNPPAELSWFRGSPALNATPMYRTHILELPQVGAAEEGVLTCRAQNSLGSQHVSLRLSVVCPPRLLGPSCSWEGEGLGCTCSARARPAPTLRWRLGEGLLEGNHSDASWTVTSSSEGPWANSSLSLRGPLGSDLRLGCEARNEHGAQSTDAVLVLLPGKSLSPAETATAAVGGAGAMALLCLCLCLLVFCVVKARRKQASRSREGMANEDPVMGTVAWGSRKKPWPDSPPDQTTPAGDAPPSGEQQELHYASFSFQEIKMREPQDQEATSTSEYSEIRMSK